Proteins encoded within one genomic window of Saccharopolyspora pogona:
- a CDS encoding helix-turn-helix domain-containing protein — MAGDVEHHSPQARILGAELRELRKEAGFTVRELAAKIGLGHAAVSRYETGVRSPTPDTLARLLTALGTSVERYEELLELAKRSSEPNLIGSSRSGLHKHLLNLAEFERTAQRVVHVAPLVIPGPLQTRAFAKHIMSSLDGEEREVRIELRMSRSSAVLASGNLEAFISERVLDDDIGGPGVMAAQLRHIVSAAETGRATVRILPKRLQQWTLAHNGSFVLFEFAKAAPIIHLEHYRGPAFLYDQKDVEAYRKALTTLDELAMPSDASTKLMAEVAERLEGSRKQ; from the coding sequence ATGGCCGGAGACGTCGAGCACCACTCGCCGCAAGCCCGGATTCTCGGCGCGGAACTCCGCGAACTGCGGAAAGAAGCCGGGTTCACGGTCCGCGAGCTGGCTGCGAAGATAGGACTGGGACACGCCGCCGTCTCTCGCTATGAGACAGGCGTACGCTCACCGACTCCAGACACGCTCGCGCGTCTGCTCACCGCGCTCGGCACTTCGGTCGAGCGCTACGAGGAACTCTTGGAGCTCGCAAAGCGGTCATCGGAGCCGAATCTCATCGGCAGCAGCCGCTCCGGTCTTCACAAACACCTTCTCAACCTGGCCGAGTTCGAACGGACCGCCCAACGCGTCGTCCACGTCGCGCCGCTGGTGATCCCGGGACCGTTGCAGACCCGCGCCTTCGCCAAGCACATCATGTCAAGCCTCGACGGCGAGGAACGCGAAGTGCGTATCGAGCTTCGAATGTCGCGTAGCAGCGCGGTGCTCGCCTCCGGAAACCTCGAAGCATTCATCTCCGAGCGGGTCCTGGATGACGACATCGGTGGGCCCGGAGTCATGGCCGCACAACTTCGGCACATCGTCTCCGCAGCCGAGACGGGCCGCGCGACCGTGCGCATCCTTCCAAAGCGCCTGCAGCAGTGGACTTTGGCGCATAACGGGTCGTTCGTGCTCTTCGAGTTTGCCAAGGCTGCACCGATCATCCACCTGGAGCACTACCGAGGACCAGCGTTCCTCTACGACCAGAAAGATGTTGAGGCATACCGGAAAGCCCTCACTACGCTCGACGAGTTGGCCATGCCATCAGATGCGTCGACCAAGCTCATGGCCGAGGTGGCCGAGCGACTGGAAGGGAGCAGAAAGCAATGA
- a CDS encoding DUF397 domain-containing protein, translated as MDTIKSLGPIGWRKSSYSANGGSCVEVGRLGGGAAVRDTKDRAAGYVVADRRQWQQFVSAVKAGRFNA; from the coding sequence ATGGACACGATCAAGAGCTTAGGGCCCATAGGGTGGCGCAAGTCGAGCTACAGCGCCAACGGTGGCTCCTGCGTCGAAGTCGGTCGCCTCGGCGGCGGCGCGGCTGTTCGCGACACCAAGGATCGGGCCGCCGGGTACGTAGTCGCGGACCGGCGGCAGTGGCAGCAGTTCGTCTCCGCCGTCAAGGCAGGTCGCTTCAACGCATAA
- the meaB gene encoding methylmalonyl Co-A mutase-associated GTPase MeaB, whose translation MPRTIDVQDYAKGVLAGSRTKLAQAITLVESTRKDHRALAQELLVELLPHSGGAHRVGITGVPGVGKSTFIESLGSMLTAAGHRVAVLAVDPSSTRSGGSILGDKTRMGRLASDPAAFVRPSPSAGTLGGVARATRETIVLMEAAGYDVVLVETVGVGQSEVTVAGMVDCFLLLTLARTGDQLQGIKKGVLELADVIAVNKADGDHAAEARKAARELRSALRLLTPVSATWTPPVLTCSGLQGLGLDTLWEQIEQHRAALAETGELAEKRSRQQVEWTWALVRDQLMSELTHHPGVRAIVGEVETQVRAGELTASLAAERLLDAFRKS comes from the coding sequence ATGCCGCGAACGATCGACGTCCAGGACTACGCCAAGGGCGTGCTCGCCGGTTCCCGCACCAAGCTGGCGCAGGCGATCACGCTGGTCGAATCGACCCGCAAGGACCACCGGGCGCTGGCCCAGGAGCTGCTCGTCGAGCTGCTGCCGCACAGCGGCGGCGCGCACCGGGTCGGCATCACCGGCGTGCCCGGCGTCGGCAAGTCGACGTTCATCGAGTCGCTGGGCTCGATGCTGACCGCGGCGGGGCACCGCGTCGCGGTGCTGGCGGTCGACCCGTCCTCGACGCGAAGCGGCGGCAGCATCCTCGGCGACAAGACCCGGATGGGCCGGCTGGCCAGCGACCCGGCGGCGTTCGTGCGGCCGTCGCCGTCGGCGGGCACGCTCGGCGGCGTCGCGCGCGCGACACGCGAGACGATCGTGCTGATGGAGGCGGCCGGTTACGACGTCGTGCTGGTCGAAACGGTCGGCGTCGGCCAGTCCGAGGTGACTGTGGCGGGCATGGTGGACTGCTTCCTGCTGCTCACCCTGGCCCGCACCGGCGACCAGCTGCAGGGCATCAAGAAGGGCGTGCTGGAGCTGGCGGACGTCATCGCCGTCAACAAGGCCGACGGCGATCACGCCGCCGAAGCCCGCAAGGCCGCCCGCGAACTACGCAGCGCCCTGCGCCTGCTCACCCCGGTCAGCGCGACCTGGACGCCGCCGGTGCTGACCTGCAGCGGCCTGCAGGGGCTCGGCCTGGACACGTTGTGGGAGCAGATCGAGCAGCACCGGGCGGCGCTGGCCGAGACCGGCGAGCTGGCGGAGAAGCGCAGCCGCCAGCAGGTCGAGTGGACCTGGGCGCTGGTCCGCGACCAGCTGATGTCGGAGCTCACCCACCACCCCGGGGTGCGCGCGATCGTCGGCGAGGTGGAAACCCAGGTGCGGGCGGGAGAACTCACCGCCAGCCTCGCGGCGGAACGACTGCTCGACGCCTTCCGGAAATCCTGA
- a CDS encoding LVIVD repeat-containing protein: MILKPSPRGRWRVLGAAIGVLTLGLALAPASAATPPNNGPEQLSAQTVAAPSGDISKSKNIEHVANLPKQAPFNTLDAFGTDIAFKQNYAYVGNYDGFVVYDIKNPKKPKIVTQVLCPGGQGDVSVSGNLLFVSTDYPRTNNTCTSEKTDAADPNGWEGMKVFDISDPAKPRYVSAIATDCGSHTHTLVPDKTGEAVYLYVSSYGPRAEFPKCQPPHDKISIIKVPLANPAEPVLVDAPVLFPDGGNPGTPNTRETTGCHDITAFPEKDLAAGACMGDGVLLDISDREKPRIINQVRDDENFAFWHSATWNNTGTKVVFTDELGGGGAATCNEATGPARGANGVYDIVGIGADSKLEFRNYFKIPRHQADTENCVAHNGSLIPVDGRDIMVQAWYQGGVSVWDFTDSTQPQEIGFFDRTAFDPAKLQVAGSWSAYYYNGYIYSSGIQEGLDVLDIRDKRTDSAKKIRFEEFNPQTQPIYQN, encoded by the coding sequence ATGATCTTGAAACCGAGCCCCAGGGGTAGATGGCGCGTGCTGGGCGCCGCGATCGGCGTGTTGACTCTCGGCTTAGCGCTCGCCCCGGCATCAGCGGCGACCCCGCCGAACAACGGCCCGGAGCAGCTCTCCGCGCAGACCGTCGCCGCGCCGTCCGGCGACATCAGCAAAAGTAAGAACATCGAGCACGTCGCGAACCTGCCGAAGCAGGCGCCGTTCAACACCCTCGATGCCTTCGGCACGGACATCGCGTTCAAGCAGAACTACGCGTACGTCGGCAACTACGACGGTTTCGTCGTCTACGACATCAAGAACCCGAAGAAGCCGAAGATCGTCACGCAGGTGCTGTGCCCCGGCGGCCAGGGCGACGTCTCGGTCTCGGGCAACCTGCTGTTCGTCTCCACCGACTACCCGCGCACGAACAACACGTGCACCAGCGAGAAGACCGACGCCGCGGACCCCAACGGCTGGGAGGGCATGAAGGTCTTCGACATCAGCGACCCGGCCAAGCCGCGCTACGTGTCGGCGATCGCCACCGACTGCGGCTCGCACACCCACACGCTGGTGCCGGACAAGACCGGCGAGGCGGTGTACCTCTACGTCTCGTCCTACGGCCCGCGCGCTGAGTTCCCCAAGTGCCAGCCGCCGCACGACAAGATCTCGATCATCAAGGTGCCGCTGGCCAACCCGGCCGAGCCCGTGCTGGTGGACGCGCCGGTGCTGTTCCCGGACGGCGGCAACCCGGGCACGCCGAACACGCGCGAGACCACCGGTTGCCACGACATCACCGCGTTCCCGGAGAAGGACCTGGCCGCCGGCGCCTGCATGGGTGACGGTGTGCTGCTGGACATCTCCGACCGCGAGAAGCCGCGGATCATCAACCAGGTCCGCGACGACGAGAACTTCGCGTTCTGGCACAGCGCCACGTGGAACAACACCGGTACCAAGGTCGTCTTCACCGACGAGCTCGGCGGCGGCGGCGCGGCCACCTGCAACGAGGCGACCGGCCCGGCCCGCGGCGCCAACGGCGTCTACGACATCGTCGGCATCGGCGCGGACTCGAAGCTGGAGTTCCGCAACTACTTCAAGATCCCCCGCCACCAAGCCGACACCGAGAACTGCGTGGCACACAACGGTTCGCTGATCCCCGTCGACGGCCGCGACATCATGGTGCAAGCCTGGTACCAGGGCGGCGTCTCGGTGTGGGACTTCACCGATTCCACGCAGCCACAGGAGATCGGCTTCTTCGACCGCACCGCGTTCGACCCGGCGAAGCTACAGGTGGCGGGCTCCTGGTCGGCGTACTACTACAACGGTTACATCTACTCCAGCGGCATCCAGGAAGGCCTGGACGTGCTGGACATCCGCGACAAGCGAACCGACTCGGCGAAGAAGATCCGCTTCGAGGAATTCAACCCGCAAACCCAACCGATCTACCAGAACTGA
- a CDS encoding DUF3558 family protein, with amino-acid sequence MTRLSRSLISAVAGVALLGLAACSAGGTPHNGNAIQATPTTQAEASGLKNFDPCAFLTPQDLSGASVSGPGEKVEEIKSEPGCSYEGEKILLTLYKNAEQTVDKYETSGHWDKYEKFNINGRKAARGVEAGASNQGGCSVVVDAGGGVVLFTVTGIMADSVADPCGEAEKAASKAESRLPK; translated from the coding sequence GTGACCCGACTTTCCCGCTCGTTGATCTCGGCCGTCGCAGGCGTGGCGCTGCTCGGCCTTGCCGCCTGCTCTGCCGGCGGGACGCCGCATAACGGCAACGCGATTCAGGCAACCCCCACGACCCAGGCTGAGGCATCCGGCTTGAAAAACTTCGACCCGTGTGCGTTCCTCACTCCCCAGGACTTGAGCGGAGCCAGTGTCAGCGGGCCTGGCGAGAAGGTCGAGGAAATCAAGTCTGAACCAGGCTGTTCTTACGAGGGCGAGAAGATCCTTCTCACCCTGTACAAAAACGCGGAGCAGACCGTCGACAAGTACGAAACCAGTGGCCATTGGGACAAGTACGAGAAGTTCAACATCAACGGCCGGAAAGCTGCGCGTGGCGTCGAAGCAGGTGCCAGCAACCAGGGCGGTTGCTCAGTCGTGGTTGACGCAGGTGGCGGCGTCGTTCTCTTCACGGTGACGGGAATCATGGCGGATTCGGTCGCAGATCCGTGCGGTGAGGCCGAGAAGGCGGCGAGCAAGGCCGAATCGCGGCTCCCCAAGTAA
- a CDS encoding DUF397 domain-containing protein produces the protein MKTPSVLPTGWRKSSWSNPNDSCVEIGRLGGGAAVRDTKDRAAGYFVADRRQWQQFVSAVKAGRFNA, from the coding sequence ATGAAGACCCCCTCGGTGTTACCTACCGGCTGGCGCAAATCCAGCTGGTCCAACCCGAACGACTCCTGCGTCGAGATAGGTCGCCTCGGCGGTGGCGCGGCCGTCCGCGACACCAAGGATCGGGCCGCCGGTTACTTTGTCGCTGACCGGCGGCAGTGGCAACAGTTCGTCTCCGCCGTGAAGGCGGGGCGCTTCAACGCGTAA
- a CDS encoding WD40 repeat domain-containing serine/threonine protein kinase, with translation MRPLGPSGPREVGQYRVLAELGRGGMGRVLLGSGPDGRLVALKLVHEQFAEDDGFRARFRAEVEASRAVSGAYTAAVVDADPDASTPWLASVFVPGPSLHETAAAIGALPEDSVLRLAAGLATALVQIHRAELVHRDLKPSNVLLTEDGPRVIDFGIVRAVNGDRAGDLTRAGWLVGSPAFMSPEQAKGEPVTPASDVFSLGSVVVAACTGASPFNGTATLQTLNNVVQIDPDLSGVPSTIRRIVEPCLAKDPADRPTPAELLASIGQIAPSARPWPAGVHQLIKRRHAGIARLLDPSQEPAAITGPPTVVSTRVVTGPAVDSTREAGTGETPTTRTVPAADRSSGRARRRWLGLGTAAIAAALAGVLIWTLWPAPPIPPPPRLPQVGAMTAASPAGYVVFSPDGRILATRHQDDTVQLWDVTSGRQLGQILGPFDDLRDMVLSPDNRTLTIARHNGSNGFLQLWDVASGHQVGQHPIAGIGDLDETWDWLVFSPDGRTLAATYENQDVVRLWEVASGQPIGDLNVRNDGDYNAPWVMFSPDGRTVAIKTKWSEQNGSKDDISVVTLWDVANRQQIGNPISMPRDERLSSATFSPDGRVLVTVGRGTETTSDDGSASADETSSETAETSKVRLWDVASHNQIRQPSAVPIGDWQVPNRGGSLLAIKDDGSVRLWNVASSEQIGPSIDRITTMAFSQDGRTLATAGEDGTVRLWSVPGS, from the coding sequence GTGCGGCCGTTAGGTCCATCGGGCCCGCGCGAGGTCGGGCAGTACCGGGTGCTCGCGGAACTGGGCCGGGGCGGTATGGGGCGGGTGCTGCTGGGGAGCGGCCCGGACGGCCGGCTGGTCGCGCTGAAGCTGGTGCACGAGCAGTTCGCCGAGGACGACGGGTTCCGGGCGAGGTTCCGCGCCGAGGTGGAGGCGTCTCGCGCGGTGTCCGGCGCGTACACCGCCGCGGTGGTCGACGCCGATCCGGACGCGTCCACGCCGTGGCTGGCATCGGTTTTCGTGCCCGGTCCCTCGCTGCACGAGACGGCCGCGGCCATCGGTGCGCTGCCGGAGGATTCGGTGCTGCGCCTGGCCGCCGGGCTGGCCACCGCGTTGGTCCAGATCCACCGGGCCGAGCTGGTGCACCGGGACCTGAAGCCGTCCAACGTGCTGCTCACCGAGGACGGTCCCCGGGTGATCGACTTCGGCATCGTCCGGGCCGTCAACGGCGACCGGGCCGGCGACCTGACCCGGGCCGGCTGGCTGGTCGGCTCGCCCGCGTTCATGTCCCCGGAACAGGCCAAGGGCGAGCCGGTTACCCCGGCCAGCGACGTGTTCTCCCTCGGCTCGGTCGTGGTCGCGGCCTGCACGGGTGCCAGCCCGTTCAACGGCACTGCGACCTTGCAGACCCTGAACAACGTCGTGCAGATCGACCCGGACCTCTCCGGGGTCCCCAGCACGATCCGGCGCATCGTCGAGCCGTGCCTGGCCAAGGACCCCGCCGACCGGCCCACCCCGGCCGAGCTGCTGGCATCGATCGGCCAGATCGCCCCGTCCGCGCGGCCGTGGCCGGCCGGGGTGCACCAGTTGATCAAGCGGCGACACGCCGGCATCGCCCGGCTCCTCGACCCGTCGCAGGAACCGGCGGCGATCACCGGCCCGCCGACGGTGGTCTCCACCCGGGTGGTGACCGGTCCAGCGGTCGACTCGACCCGCGAGGCCGGCACCGGGGAAACCCCGACCACGCGAACCGTGCCGGCGGCCGACCGGTCCAGCGGGCGTGCCCGGCGACGCTGGCTGGGCCTCGGTACCGCCGCAATCGCCGCAGCGCTGGCCGGCGTCCTGATCTGGACGCTGTGGCCGGCACCGCCAATCCCCCCGCCACCGCGGCTTCCCCAGGTCGGTGCGATGACTGCTGCCTCCCCGGCCGGATATGTGGTGTTCAGCCCGGACGGCCGAATCCTGGCAACCCGCCACCAGGACGACACCGTGCAGTTGTGGGATGTGACCAGCGGTCGTCAGTTGGGCCAGATCCTCGGCCCGTTCGACGATCTGCGCGACATGGTGCTCAGCCCCGACAACCGCACCCTGACCATCGCGAGGCACAACGGCTCCAACGGTTTCCTGCAGCTGTGGGACGTGGCCAGCGGCCACCAGGTCGGCCAACACCCGATTGCCGGAATCGGCGATCTGGACGAGACGTGGGACTGGCTGGTGTTCAGCCCGGATGGCCGAACCCTGGCAGCTACCTACGAGAACCAGGACGTCGTGCGGCTGTGGGAGGTGGCCAGCGGTCAGCCGATCGGAGACCTGAACGTCCGGAACGACGGGGACTACAACGCCCCTTGGGTCATGTTCAGCCCGGATGGCCGAACCGTCGCAATCAAGACGAAGTGGTCCGAGCAGAACGGGTCCAAGGACGACATCAGCGTCGTGACGCTGTGGGACGTGGCTAACCGCCAGCAGATCGGCAACCCGATCAGCATGCCCCGGGACGAGCGCCTCAGCAGCGCCACGTTCAGCCCCGACGGCCGCGTCCTGGTGACCGTTGGCAGGGGCACCGAGACCACGTCCGACGATGGGAGCGCATCCGCCGACGAGACCAGCAGCGAGACCGCCGAGACCAGCAAGGTGCGACTGTGGGACGTAGCCAGCCACAACCAGATCCGCCAGCCCAGCGCCGTTCCCATCGGTGACTGGCAAGTGCCCAACCGGGGCGGAAGCCTGCTCGCCATCAAGGATGACGGCAGCGTGCGGCTGTGGAACGTGGCCAGCAGCGAGCAGATCGGCCCCTCGATCGACCGCATCACCACCATGGCGTTCAGCCAGGATGGCCGCACCCTGGCAACCGCAGGCGAGGACGGCACCGTGCGGCTCTGGAGCGTCCCAGGCAGCTGA
- a CDS encoding GntR family transcriptional regulator, producing the protein MRISVDPNSNVPPFEQVRSTLAEQINSGELPVGTKLPTVRALAADLGIAANTAAKAYRELEQAGLLQTRGRAGTFVSDAGNQAAARAAEAAATYAQITHALGIPATEALAIVKAALKA; encoded by the coding sequence ATGCGGATCAGCGTTGACCCGAACTCCAACGTGCCGCCCTTCGAACAGGTGCGGTCGACCCTCGCCGAGCAGATCAACAGCGGCGAACTGCCGGTGGGCACCAAGCTCCCTACGGTCCGGGCGCTGGCGGCGGACCTGGGCATCGCGGCGAACACGGCGGCGAAGGCCTACCGGGAGCTGGAACAGGCGGGCCTGCTCCAAACTCGCGGCCGCGCAGGCACTTTCGTCAGCGACGCGGGCAACCAAGCAGCGGCCCGAGCGGCCGAAGCGGCAGCGACCTACGCCCAGATCACCCACGCCCTGGGCATCCCGGCCACCGAAGCCCTAGCGATCGTGAAAGCAGCCCTCAAGGCGTGA
- a CDS encoding zinc finger protein, which produces MFNGFSVDWFWRPVGVGRHAFGVKAKQLAPDSAVVSFCGVEVQAWQVQRLPPESEWIAEDTCMKCWRLIAKRFD; this is translated from the coding sequence ATGTTCAACGGTTTCTCGGTGGACTGGTTCTGGCGGCCGGTGGGTGTCGGACGGCATGCCTTCGGCGTGAAGGCGAAGCAGCTTGCGCCGGACTCGGCGGTGGTTTCGTTCTGCGGCGTTGAGGTCCAGGCGTGGCAGGTGCAGCGGCTTCCTCCGGAATCGGAGTGGATAGCCGAGGACACCTGCATGAAGTGCTGGCGACTCATAGCGAAGCGCTTCGACTAG
- a CDS encoding DUF305 domain-containing protein — protein MRRSTAALLLAVGALAGCATEQAPPPVVLPGAPGDQPQVVASAAPERSTPVDVEADYVRMMIAHHQQAVEMTALSPERAQNPKVRALSDRIGGAQGPEIGAMRGWLATRGLSESEAHGGHGGHGGHGGHDHASMPGMAAPEQLEQLGNSRGADFDRLFLQLMVAHHEGALTMATDVLANGLDEQTHAMAQDVLVTQQDEIDTMRALQAEVG, from the coding sequence ATGCGCCGGTCAACAGCCGCGTTGCTCCTGGCGGTCGGAGCGCTCGCCGGGTGCGCGACCGAGCAGGCGCCGCCGCCGGTGGTGTTGCCGGGCGCGCCGGGTGACCAGCCGCAGGTGGTGGCGAGCGCGGCGCCGGAGCGGAGCACGCCGGTGGACGTCGAGGCGGACTACGTGCGCATGATGATCGCGCACCACCAGCAGGCGGTGGAGATGACGGCGCTGTCTCCGGAACGAGCGCAGAACCCCAAGGTCCGCGCGTTGTCGGACCGCATCGGCGGAGCGCAGGGCCCGGAAATCGGTGCCATGCGGGGCTGGTTGGCCACCCGCGGGTTGTCCGAGAGCGAAGCCCACGGCGGACACGGTGGTCACGGTGGTCACGGTGGTCACGATCACGCGAGCATGCCGGGCATGGCGGCGCCGGAACAGCTGGAGCAGCTCGGGAACTCCAGGGGAGCGGACTTCGACCGCCTGTTTCTGCAGCTGATGGTCGCCCACCACGAGGGCGCCCTGACGATGGCCACGGACGTCCTGGCCAACGGCCTGGACGAGCAGACCCACGCGATGGCCCAAGATGTCCTCGTGACCCAGCAGGACGAGATCGACACCATGCGCGCGCTGCAGGCCGAAGTGGGCTGA
- a CDS encoding RNA-guided endonuclease InsQ/TnpB family protein encodes MQLRFNYRVYPTPGQQIELARAFGCARVVFNDGLRPRRQARDAHEKYISDSELSRRLITEAKLTPERAWLGEVSAVVLQQALADLNTAYRNFFHSITGKRKGRKVAPPRLRSRKDNQQAIRFTKNSRFKVLDNGRLRLPKVGDLEVRWSRQLPSDPSSVAIIKDAAGRYFASFVVQTGEDETLPPVDSEVGIDLGLTHFAVLSDGTKVAAPKFLRRAARKLKRLQQDLSRKQKGSANRKKAVTKVARAHARVADTRRDWQHKLSTTIIRENQAVYVEDLCVVGLGRTRLAKSVHDAGWAGKAARYGRTFGRVDRYFPSTRMCSACGRINDKMALTVRSWDCPCGSHHDRDVNAAKNVLAAGQADNGNDRGAHVRPGLVRAARREAVTHPDAARSTRNVEGISVL; translated from the coding sequence GTGCAGCTCCGTTTCAACTACCGCGTGTATCCGACGCCGGGCCAGCAGATCGAGTTGGCTCGGGCGTTCGGGTGCGCGCGGGTGGTGTTCAACGACGGGCTGCGCCCGCGCCGGCAAGCCAGGGACGCGCACGAGAAGTACATCTCCGACAGCGAGTTGTCCCGGCGGTTGATCACCGAAGCCAAGCTGACGCCGGAACGGGCGTGGCTGGGCGAGGTCTCCGCCGTGGTGTTACAGCAGGCCCTGGCGGACCTGAACACCGCGTACCGCAACTTCTTCCACTCGATCACGGGCAAGCGCAAGGGCCGCAAGGTGGCCCCGCCGCGGTTGCGGTCCCGCAAGGACAACCAGCAGGCCATCCGGTTCACCAAAAACTCCCGGTTCAAGGTGCTGGACAACGGACGGCTCAGATTGCCGAAGGTCGGCGACCTGGAGGTGCGCTGGTCACGGCAACTACCCTCGGACCCGTCTTCCGTAGCGATCATCAAGGACGCGGCGGGCCGGTACTTCGCATCGTTCGTCGTACAGACAGGCGAGGACGAAACGTTGCCGCCGGTCGACTCCGAGGTGGGCATCGACCTGGGCCTGACCCACTTCGCGGTGCTGTCGGACGGCACGAAGGTCGCCGCCCCGAAGTTCCTGCGCCGCGCGGCCCGCAAGCTCAAGCGGTTGCAGCAGGACCTCTCGCGCAAGCAGAAGGGCTCGGCCAACCGCAAGAAGGCCGTGACCAAGGTGGCTCGCGCTCACGCACGGGTGGCCGACACCCGGCGGGACTGGCAGCACAAACTGTCCACGACCATCATCCGCGAGAACCAAGCGGTGTACGTCGAGGACCTGTGCGTCGTCGGTCTCGGCCGGACGAGACTGGCGAAGTCGGTGCACGACGCCGGGTGGGCCGGAAAGGCCGCCCGGTATGGGCGGACGTTCGGCCGGGTGGACCGGTACTTCCCGTCCACCCGGATGTGTTCGGCCTGCGGGCGCATCAACGACAAGATGGCCCTCACCGTCCGATCGTGGGACTGCCCGTGCGGCAGTCACCACGACCGGGACGTGAACGCAGCGAAGAACGTGTTGGCCGCCGGGCAGGCGGACAACGGAAACGACCGTGGAGCGCACGTAAGACCGGGACTCGTCCGGGCGGCGCGCAGGGAAGCGGTAACCCACCCGGACGCCGCGCGGTCCACGCGCAACGTGGAGGGAATCTCCGTCCTTTAG